The genomic segment CTATTAACATTAACATGTAACTTATTTAGTATTCTTGTTATCAACAATAAGGGGAAAAAAAATGTTGGGTTTGTTGTACATACCATAGTTTTCAAGTTTCTTCTTCTTTGGTTTTGTACCTCATTATTTTTCTCTTCGGCAATTTAGCTCCTCCATTATGGCATTAGATATGTGCCTTGCTTTGTGCTGCTTGACAAGAAAGGGAGGGCACTAGCAAAGACAGGTGTTCCGAGCAGCCGGCTACATGTAATAGCAGGTCTCTCTCATCTCCTCAAAATGAAACGACCCCAATAAAGTAGTAATTGTGTTTATTATAAGATCGACTATACTGTGAAACTATTCTTATACATTCGTGTTTAACATGTCGTGAGATCAGTATTTAGTATGTTCAACATTTCATGATTTTTATGTACGAGGGTGTTCTCATCAGAAAATGGATCCTGTTGTTTTGCTACTGCTTTAATGCCCAATGCAGCTGGCTTGCTtgagaaacacctcgcagaacgaAGGTGTGTGATTAGATTAGACCTCAGCTTGACAAAAGCAAATGTAGTCGACAATATTACATTAGTGCTTCAAAGACTTGATCTAGTAATTCTATTGTCTAGTCCTGGGATTATCGATACGAGCCTCAGATTATATTTTTTAGAGAATACCAACTCAAATATAGTCTGTAATGTTGATAGTGTTGAGATATTAAGCATCGATTTTAAAACtgaaaaataatatttaacattAGTATTGCAATGGTCATGGAATTTTTTAATGAGTCAAATTTGTGTGGGGACCAAAAATAATGAAACTCTTCATTGAGTCATCCTATGCCCTTGCAACTTAATAGTGTCTAGATTCTAAAGTCTTAGTGTTTATGTAATTATGTAATGGCACCAGACTTTATTGAACTGTGCTACGTACAATAAGGCAAGAGCTAGAGCTACACAACCTAATATTTTCAGAACATAATATTATCTTGAATTATGTAGGCTTAGATAAGTCTTTTGAATTGATTTCTCTTATTGGTAATGGCTGGCTGTCATGTGGAGCCAGCCAATTCAGTTCAATCACATGCTAGCGTGGATGGAAGTTGAGCTCGAATGCCCAAAGTCCAATGTGAGGAATAGAGTATTCTTTGATGccttaaattatatttttcaaaacacTGAGAGCAAGTAATGATGGCGAATGTGCATCCTTTGGCCATGCGATTCCATCAAGTATATACTTTTTCTTATGTGTCTTGAAGGTCCTTTTCTTCTGCTGCTCACAGGCTTATAATGGAGCTATGGCATTGACTGTAAATGACAGGTTTAATGAGCTAAAAGGACGTAAAACTTTAATAATATTAATgaaaagaaggaaagagagagcTAAACTTTGTGGGTTTGATCTTCATGTTCAGAGAGTTTGTTGAGTGAGTGAATGAGAATGATGCTCCTTAGACAGTAGTCTGGTCAGGAAGCCTAGATTATTTCAACGGGCAACATCATTCATTGCATGTTACCTCTTTAAATTTGAATTGTCATAATGGTTATCTTGAGAGCACATGTTTTGTTGAAAAAAATATGGCAAGCTTTAGTGCATGCACTTTCACATTTGTAAATCATTGAACTTGAAAATTCATAAGAGGTTTAACAAATAAATGGGTTTTTAGCGAAGGAATAGAAGACGCGAAAGTGGAATAGCTTGGATTAGAACAGCAGTTGAACAAAATTAATCAAGAATAAAAAGTTGGCGATGGAAAAGAATCAGAAATGTACgagaataaataaacaaataaaatatgaACTTATTTCTTCTTATCTTATTAATTGTGTGAATGATGCAATATTAAGGTCAAATATGGATAAGTAAACAATGGAAAAATAATTAAAGCTTAAAAAGGACTATTGTTCTAATTTGTAAACGGCACCTGGATGCATGTGAACTGTAATGACTGTGATAATAACCCAATGAATAAGCAACCAGAAAATGGAGCCTTGATTAAAATCAACTCAATAGACAAGAGTACTAAAacttgaattgaatggaactaaAACAAACTTATCATCCAGATATAAGACACCAAGTCATCAGATAACATATTCTTGGCTActgaaagaagagaaaagaaaagaccCACCACCAATCCAGAAACACAAACCCCATAATATCAATAGGTAGGATGATGGATGAGTATTAGGTTGTTTCTTCTTCACTGGGAGGCAGCAGAAGAATCGTTGGGTTTGGGTAATGGGGTGTTAACGTGGATTTTACCGTCAATGCAGGAGGAGCACTTGGTTTCGGCCCAGCTCTCCAAGTCGAAATTGCCATAGCCCATAATTCTCTTGCCCGAGCACAACCGACCCACCATTACTGCCATTGCTCCCAAGATCAGAATAGCAACTAAGACGCCAACAACTGGACCAACAGACGAAGATGGTGATGGACCATGGCTCACCACGTGCTGCTGCGACGCTACAGACAGCGGTGGAGATTGCGACGACATTTTTAAAGAGATGAATGAACAGAAGCTGACCACAATGACAATAGATTCATATGCTCCCTAATTACCAAGAAGAGAAAGACGAAACAGCTGGGGATTGTAGTGTAGTGACACAGTGAGGCGTTTCACTAAGAAAGAACACCTAATGAAATACACAACGAAATGAAATTAATGACTGGAGAAGAGGAGAATAGTGAAGTTAAAAACTTAGAACAAGTGCATAGCGTCAAAGGGTCAAAGGTATGGGAGTCCGTGAAGACTGAAAAATAATGCAATAATAAAGACGAAACAAATAATAATAAGTGGCTTGATTCGAAATATTGGTGAAAGTAAAATTATGATGAATACGACTTCCTTCGTCTTTCTCAGATTCTGGATCTCAGAGCAGCGCAGCGCAGCGCAGGTGTTACTTTCCTCTCAGGTTGAATTAAAAGAGTAATAGGTCTTCATATTCAATAACTCTACTTTCCATTTTCATAACCATTTTGACCAATAGTGACGCTCAGCCCACAACGTTATTTCGACAacgacttctctctctctctcactcaaaCAGAAACTCCTCGAGATATTCAAGCCATTTGAACACCCACATACTATGCGGCTGTGCCCGTTACTATTTATGCCTATCACAAGCCTGGCCTCAATTGGACCACTGCAGAAACTTGCATAAATCTACATAGACAACAAGACCCCATGCAATTAAATAAAATACGTCAAAAAAAAGCAAAACAAAAGCTGCATCATCAACTCCACATCACGTGGTATGAACCAAAATAATTGAAATTTGAAAAGAGGGATTGGGGTGGGGTTAAAAAAGCTACAAGCTTAAAGAGTCGGTCAAATTTTGTTTTAAACCTCATCGTGTGAGGGTTACCAGATTGTTGACCAAAAACAATTATTGCATTGCATCGACTGATGGGTGATGGCCAGTCCATAATAAAGGCGCGAAATTTTTCCAAAACAATGGTTCTATTACAAAATGGATTAACATTGAATACCTTGTGTCTAATACATAATGTCTACTTAATGAAAAGAATATTAGAAATACTAATACAATAAATCACCACGCTATATCATAAGAATTCGACCCTCCCTCGACAGCTTGATGATGTCTTGTCATATAATCTTGGCTCAATTCATGACATATAACATTGAACGCGACCTCTGTTATGTCAATGCGCCTTGGAATTGAACTCGGAAGATTTTACATACAAGATACAGATATACAAGTAAAAAACTCGTtacatctttaaaaaaaaatcatatactaAATAACATCAGAATCGAGCCATGTACTAAATGTCATTTACCTGCCTAGCAATTCTTGAATAACATTCCTAGCCTCGCTGAAGGGGTTTGTAATATGAACTTCTTTGGCCCATACATTTTTCATGGAATTTATGCTAATCTCCGGTCGTAAAAGTTTTTCTTTCTCCAACTGGCCAACAGCATCGAAACCCATCAACGACGCAACAATTGTCTGCAAAGATTAAGGAAGAAGTATCCCTTCAATATTTTCACATGCGAAGATCTTTTTTATTTCATGTTTGCTTTGTCTATTAACTAGAATAACAACAATTTCACTCCACATCGTAAAGAAACTTACCCAAGATGTACCAAAACAAGCATTCATGACAACAGATTTGAGGAAGTTCTCATCTGAACCACCAAGGGCATTTTCTGGACTAACAGATACAACAAGATCTTGGTAAGAAGAATCAAACAGTGATCCAAAGTTTTTTACTGTAATCCTGTCATGGTTCTCTAAAATTCTCCCAAGATGATAACTGATGGTGCCGCACGTATTATTATCAGTCCCAACCCCCTTTAATGTCCAGTTGTTGCGTTCATGGACTTTCTTGGGAAGTTCCTCATGCAGCCTGAGAAGGCTTGTAGCTCTTTCAGCATTTGCCCAGCAAAAGCATGGAGATGACCCATCATCTACACAAGAGAAAACAgaatatataatattactgaatATAGAGAACATAATTTATCATCACAACAGAGAATCTATAGAGATGGCTGAAATTAAGCAACAAGAACTTTTGCTATTCAATCACCATGCATCCAAGCATTGAAGATTTATCAAAATGGTGACATCCAAGTTGCAACACAATGATCACTAGCATAGCCAactttaatatattcaaatattattcCATGAAAATGTATCATAACATAACCGAGTCTGAATCTATGCAATTTACTAATTTTGCAATTGCAGTTAAACAAAGCCGAATTGCATTGTGCTCAATGATTTATATAGAAATTTGTAAGAGAaattttatttcttcttttttttatatatacaatcGGTGAACACAACCCTATTTATACAATTTTCACACCTAATCCTTTTAATTACAGAATAATCAACAAATCATAAAAATAGATACAAATCACCTAAATAAGGAAAACTACTAATTTTCAGCTACAACCAAATCATGAGAtttgattttctttgattctctTAACTatcaacactccccctcaagctggactGTAAATATTAATGAGTTCAAGTTTGTTTATTAGAAAATCAAAAACTCGTAAACCCTTTATGAGGATATCAGCCCGTATGTACATATTTAATGCTTATAGTGCCTCCATCaatcttttttttaataaagtgacAATCTATTTCGACGTGCTTAGTTCTGTCATGATGTATAGGGTTATGTGCAATACTGACGGTGGATTGATTATCACATCAGAACTGAATGGGAGCTTCATATTCAATTTTCAATTCTTCTAATAGGCGTTTGATCCATATTGTTTTGCACACTCCATGGACCATGGCTCTATACTCAGCTTCTGCGCTACTTTTTACAACAATTGTTTGCTTTTTATTTCGCCATGTCACTACATTTCCCCATACAATTGTGCATAGGTAGACTACATTTACCCAGATGTAGATTTTCTATCATCAACTGACCCAACCCAATCTGCATATGTAAATACTTCAACCTTCCTTTCGGCTGTCTTTTTGAAGAAAAGACCTTGTCCTGGTGTTTGTTTGAGATACCTAAGAATTCTGTATACTACCTTAAGATGTCCTGGACATGGATCATGCATATATTGACTGACGAGACTTACTGCAAAGGCAATATCAGGTCTGGTATGTGAGAGGTAGATAAGCTTCCCTTCTAGTTGCTAGTATCTTCCTTTGTCAACTGAATTTGcttcaaatatttttttcttgtCTCCGAGCTTGATTGGAGTTTTGCTAGGTTTACTGCCAAGCATTCCTGTTTCATTTAAGAGCAAGAGTGCATTTTCTATGAGATAAGGAAATCTTCTTTTGCTACTAGCAAATTCCATTCCCAGAAAATACCTGAGTGCACCCAAATCCTTGACTTTGAACTCTGTTGCCAACATTTCTTTGATCAGAATCATCTCTTCAGTATGGTTGCCAGTGACAATGATATCATCAACTTACATGATCAGTATTGACATTTTTCAATAGACCATGTTTTGCACCTTTCAATAGATCCATTTACATTGTATTTGACTGTGAATACCCATTTGCACTCTGTCACTTTTTTGTCAGGTGGTAACTCCACTAATTTCCAGGTTCCATTCCGCTCAAGTGCCTCTTCAAGAACTGTCGTCTTCCATTGAGGAGTACCAAGTGTTTCATTGATATTCCTGGGAATCACAACATCTGACAGACTACAAGTAAAAGCTCTAAATGGAGATGATAATTTGGCATAAGAGATAAATTTTAAAATAGAGTGTTGGGTACAAGATCTAGTTCCTTTCCTTAATGCAATAGGAATATCTAGATCTGACTGAGTGTTTGAAGTTTACCTAGATCTTCTGAGGGAAGTGGTCTATCATCGGATCAAGCTCTTGAGTGTGATAAAGATTCGTTACTTGTTTATTTATCTCTTCTGGTATATACTCGTATTTCTTTCTGTATCTTTTGATCTTGAGAAGCATGAGAAGGTGGATGACCTTGAGAAGCAGGACAAGATGAATGAACTTGAGAAGCATGAGAAGGTGGATGAACTTGAGAAGCATGAGAAGGTTGATGAGCAGGAGTGATTTCTAGCTCTGAAGGGAATGAAGTGTCTAGGGGTAATTCTAAACCCCACAACCACTGAGCTTCTTACTCGTGATGGATGGGCTCCCTCTGAAGCGAAGTGGGAGTGAAATAAGgagaattttaaaaaaaagtgaCATCCCTGGAGGTGTAGGATTTCTTGGTGAGGTGACAGTAACAACGGTAGCCCTTCTGTGCAGGGGAATATCCTAGGAAAACTATTTTTATGGCTCTAGGATCTAGTTTACTCCGGTGTTGGGAGTGAACGTGGACAAAGGCAGTGCAGCCAAAAGCTTTGACTAGGAGAGCATTGGTGGAAGTGTGAGGATAGAAAGACCGAAAAATGGAGTGTGGTGTTTTGAATTGAAGGGGCCTACTGGGAAGGCGATTAATGAGATGAGTAGCAGTAAGGACAACGTCGCCCTAAAGATATTTTGGAACATGCATATTGAACATAATGGCACGAACTACTTCTAAgaaatgtcaattttttcttTCGACTACTCCATTCTGTAGAAGATAGGGACCGATGGTGGAACTGAAATATTCAGTACCATTATCGGTACGAAGCGTCTGGATAGACGTTTGGTACTGTGTTTGGATCATTTTGTGTAATTTTGGACGACTTGGCAGGTTTCGGATTTGTGCCTAAGTAGATAAACCCTAGTGATTCGCGTATGATCATCAATGAATGTGATAAACCAACGCTTACCAGAAGAGGTAGTTACCTTTGACGAACCCCACATGTCACTGTGAACAAGAGAAAATGAGCTGGAAGGTGCATATAGTTTGTGAGGAAACAAAACACGAGTATGTTTAGCAATTTGGCAAATATCACATTGAAAATCAGCAACTTTTTTATTGATAAACAAAGACGGAAACAAGTGTTTTAAATATAAAAACCTTGGATGTCCAAGTTGACTATACCATAACATAATTGTTCGAGAATTTGAATTAAAAACAGACTTAGACATAGAACTTGAAGCCAAACAATGCAAAGGAGGCTGCTCGTTAGGCAGATGTTGAAAGAAATAAAGTCTGTCATGAATCCTAACACTGCCAATCATCCTCCTCGATGATGGATCCTGAAATTGACAAGAATCAGAGACAAATTTAGCAAGACAGTGATTATCAAAAGTCAATTTCTGAACAGAGATTAAATTGCATTTTAATGAAGGAACGTGAAGTACTGATTTAAGAAGTAAATCATAAGACAATTTTATGGTGCCAATTCCTGCAATAGGTGAGTGAGTTACATCTGCAATCTTAACACTAGAGGTAGTAGAGCAGGGACAATAAGAATCAAACAAATGAGGTAAACCTGTCATGTGATCAATGGAGTCGGAATCAATGATCCATGGGGTTTGGAAAGTGGAAGAAAAGTTACCAAAATGTGCAACAAATGCACTGAGATTCGAGACCCGACTTGGGTTTCATGGAGGATTGACTGAGGAGCATGTATAAATGTGCGAGTTGTTCCTGACAGAACGAAGGGGCAGCATGAGTGCACGGAGGGGTACCATTTGCAGTCTGAGTTTGATAGGCCTTTGTCATTCTGGCGACGAGGAGTCCAGTTTGGTGGTTTTCCATGAATTTCCCAACAAGTGGAGCGAGTGTGGCCATGACATTGACAGTGATCATACCAAGGTCGTTCCCCCTTACGATTAGGTCGATTAGGTCAAGGGTCAGGATTGGTTCTGCCAAATGGCAGGGGCCAGACTTGGAGACAAGGGCAGAGCTTTCAACGGCGGGCAATTCTAGAGTAGTGAGCATGACACAACAACGTGCTTCTTCACGTCTGACCTTAGAGAAAGCTTCTTCAGTGTCAAGAAATGGAGAACAACTAACCAAACGACCCCGAACTTCATCAAGATTACTGTTCAACCCAGTAAGGAATTCAAAGACCCACTCCTTTTCTAATTGTTGGTGCTAGAGTATGGTGCAGGTAGCACATAAAGAAGTAGTATCCAGATACAAATCGAGTTCCTGCCACAGAGCTTGTAAGTCTGAGAAATGTTAGGTTACAATGTGAGTACCTAGTTTGATTTCTTTGAGTATTGTACGAATCTCAAAAATCTGAGACATTCCCAAGGTCAGAGTACATCTTAGCAGCATCCCACACTTCCTTAGCAGtctaaaaaaataaatacctGCGACTGATTTTGGGATCCATCGAATAATAAGCCATCCAAGGACAATAGAATTCTCAGTTTGTCATACCTTGTAAGTGGAGTTAGTCAGAGGACGGGCAGGAAGGTCACCAGTGAGGTACCCAAGTTTTCCACACTCACAGATGACCAACTTTACTGACTGCGCCCATTATAGATAATTCCTACCATCAAGTTTGTGGGCTGTGATGTGGAGAGAGCTAGTATCATGACTGTAAATGGAGCCCATGGAGCTAGTGGGCTGATTGTGGGCCTGAGTTTGGGCTAGAAGAGGATTGGGCccactggtttgagaggaaatctCCACTTTGGGACATGGTGACAAGTGGCTAGGGCTGGCAGGTTTTGTTTATGTcttttgtatttatatatatatatatatatttatatttttatcagAAAGCTGGCAGGTATTGAGGGTTAGGGTGAGGGGTATGTGGCTAGGACTTGGGCTGGACACTTTTGAGAGAAGGTGAAGAGGTGAGAGTTTTGGTTGGGTGTgagtgaagaaaaaaaaaactaaagctgGTGGGCACGATTGAGGGTAACGGCGAGTCGGACTGGACTGAACTGACAGGTGGCACTGGTCGAAGGGTAACGGCGAGTCGGATTGGACGAAAAACGTCGGACTGGACCTAGAACACTACCGGTGTGCGTGATTGCAGAGAATGCCACGGTTGCTGAGGACTGGAGGTTGGCGAGTAGTCGCCTAAAGCTGCAGAGGTCGCCGGACTAGACAAAGGTGACCGGACCCGATcagagaagagggagagagagccgtACGGCTTTGATACCATATAGAAATTTGTAAGagaaattttatttctttttttatatttacaatcGGTAAACACAACCCCATTTATACAATTTTCACACCTAATCCTCTTAATTACAGAATAATCAACAAATCACAAAAATAGCTACAAATCATCTAAACAAGGAAAACTAGTAATTTACAGCTACAACCAAATCataagattttattttctttgattctcTTATCTGTCAACAATTTAGACTACAGGAAAGGGGTGAAGAACAGGTGTGTGAGAGCATACAAAGAAGCAAGCTAGGAAAGTGTAGAAAAATGTATATTGATATATTTTCCTTTACAAACAGTATCCTATACTTAGGATGATAGATACAATCAGCTTTTAAGCTGTACAAATCAGAATAAATCTGACAGCTACCTAGGTCAACTAATTAGTCCTAGAATCAAGCAATATACACAAAATAAAATTCAGATTCTTTAGCTGTGATGATACCGAATTAATTACAATATTTCTGCCTAATAATTAGTCCTATTTTTTATGATATTTCTACAAATAGTAAGTTAGATGCCATACTAGGAAACTCATAAACATAATGTACTTGTGAGTTAAGCATATAGGAAAGCAGGTTCCACATCCTTGcttggtaattttttttattagtctTTATGTAAAATTACTAATCCAATAATCAGAATTGGACCACCTTTTATTGAATCACAATAGTGTACTCCAAAATAGATAAATACTAACCCAAGACAAAACTAGCAATAGGAATGTTGACTAGATGTTGCCGAGGACTGGCCTTAGGTAGATGGTGAACCCATTTTCTGTATTTCTCAAAAACCACGATATTAACAGCAACAACCTGTCACAAGAAGATAGTGTACTCTCGTGGGGCATTAATAAATCAATGTGCAACCTATCTAGGAACAAGAACCCAACGGACAAAAGTTTGAGAAATAAACTAAATCAACCAGCTTAACGATATAAAAGGTTTTCAGCTTATAAAAGTTACCCTGCAACGTATCTGCATTAACCTGCAATTAGGTTGTTGAACCAACTTCGAAATCAGACTcgaggatgaattctccagagaggAAAAACCAGAAACCAAACCCGAAAATGATGTGTCCATGGAGGTAAAACAACTCATTTCTGGAACAAGAGTAGGACACCGATCATTGAAAGAATTATTCACAGCCCCAATAGAAGTTATCACAATAAATGACACAGGTGTCAGCACCCATCTATTCTGGCCCCTGGAAAACCATTTTGAAACATTACAAAGACATAAAGAAAAGCTATAATTTAAACCTTATATAGGTTGCAACGAGTTATTAAACTTTGAAAGAATACAATATCATACTACATGGCACAAAAAGCATTCAGATCGCAGAACTCAAAGCACAATGAGATTACCAACCCCAATTCAAGAACTCGATGAAATATTGCATCTACACCAGGCCCAAGACCAGGAGGGAGAACATATTTACTCAAAGAACCAACTATCTTCACCTGTTCCATTTAGAAGATCCAATGAGATGATgcataatattttaaaattacataaaagagaaataaaaataGCTACGGAAGCTTACAATTTGATGCTCAACCAACACATGAAAACAAGAAGTGCTTGCAATTCCATTTAAGAATTTTGATTGGAGATGATCACCATGGTGTTGAGAGTCTAAGTGTGCAGCAACCACATGCCCTTGCAAAGTCATTAAATTTCCCTCAGGTAGCAGGCAATTAGAATTAGAAAAGGATGGAGGGCAAGAGGCCACAGTCCCCGGGCATGGATAAACCTCAGCAATGTCTTCAGATGTCACAGCTGGTTTAATGAGGCCCCCTTTCACTTCTCTCAAATTTATGTCCAATAAACTAATCATATTTACAGGCACACGCAAAGAAACATCTGAAGAGGTTTCTAAAGAATCACCATTTGCTACATGGAGACAGACTTCATTGCAATTTTTTAAAGAAACCTCATCACTGATTGAACAAGAATTATCTAATGGAGGACAACTTGGTAAATTACTTCCTGGAAGAGCGTCGTCAGGAATAAATGAAAGGCTCAAGAGATGATGTCTGGAAGTTACAAAAAATTTGGAACCGCTGACATGGTCAGAATCTTTAAAACTACATAAAGAATCTTCACCATCATGCTTTGTAATATAATAGCAACCAATCTGCAGGAACTAGAATCAAAAGAAAATGAACACAAGTTATATAAAAGTAGATGGTTACTTATCAAATATCAAAAACTGAAATGTTTTCTCATCCCTTCATCAGGTAAGAAACAGTGAAAAGTAGAAATATCACGCACTTGATACATATGAAAGCTTTCAGGCTTCAACTCCAGCAAAACTTTTTGTGCACTTGGTCTGCAAAAGCCACAACCATTTAAGGCTCCTGTATAAGGCAGAATAACTGAACGAACCACACTATGATTATTTACACCTCTAACAGTTGCAGAACAAGAAATTTGGTGAGAAGTAAAGTTGCAAAAGCTCTGCTTCTCACTGGATTCAGAAAAATTCAAACGAGGCCTCAATTGCCCAACAGCCTTGCAAGGAATATCTACCAAATCTGACAATTCCATGCTTGATATATGATCATTTTTACATCTTTTAAAAATATGTTCATCGTTATTCCTGTCATCGCAATGTTTCATGCGTTTCTTCAGCTGATCTCCTGAATCCATAGTTGCATGTCCGTCTTTTTCATTAAGGAATAAATTCCAATGAAAGATCACAGCCTCAACAAATATGTTTGATTTGTCTGGGGTAACTGTGTCGCCTTGAAACTGTTGATCATTAAAGTGGATTACTGACAAATAAAGTAATGAATGATAAAAATTATATCTCAAATATATACcccttttttatttctttaagataattttttatttaaatttaaaataaaaatgatttagAACTCTGACAACTACACTGAGAAAACAGATAGACTACCCTGCCTAGAACTGGGAATTTATGAGTTACATGAAGCAGATGATAAATTCCACTTTCAAATCTCTCCATATATTTTCCCAATTCAGTATGAGGATAAAATAGCGAATTTCTGCATGCTGCATTTCGCAGGTGAAATTGAACATAAATGGCCAAATTTACTGCCCTAGCTAATGGGATAAAGTTTAAGACACTTTTGCATGAGAATGGCTTGTCAATCAATCCCGAATAATCCATCAGTCCAGGCATGCCTTCAAGAACAAGAATATAGTCAACCACCTGAAAAGATGAGGAAAATGGACATATATGACCTATCAATGAAACTTCCAATCCAATtctgaataaataataatatggcaTGATCATAGAAACTGCCAGAATATATACCTCATATATACTGCTGGAATTCCAAGTTGATGGAAGGTCTGGTATAATAACATCAACACTACTAGTGGCATCAACCAACTGCAATCTGCCGGAAGATGGAGAAATCTGAATCATTAACACGAATTATCATTAGATCAACTgcatttaaaagttaccaaaacAGAAAAAAGATGAT from the Humulus lupulus chromosome X, drHumLupu1.1, whole genome shotgun sequence genome contains:
- the LOC133803583 gene encoding CST complex subunit CTC1 isoform X2 translates to MEEAKLLTIADLIHGARPLTASFSLHSHLRSTALSTASSHSDQLPSRSSARPLRPKHDFNSNPNPKPEVLTPLDYPAIVIGTVTLPAVVDGASSSSNRTLRCSHNSCFQFSDGSSTVCCDILDLDLSMIGKKIRVLGWNFIPFKRGGGFLEIIRWRFSDLECGSPRHFDAESYSLVSGSSHGCENGSKSRYRLHGVLEFISPISVVPCASGAGNLRNTAEFKTISGLNLRGFLVQILVCECRLCSSKESISVLNDSIQEQSLKKKLVYIGNEQSRLMYVTVEKSSLSISRYRHKFLPSIKLNVEGKGECGSYTGIVRGVYMQGMVVELDNEVWLLLTNQLITPPHSLRVGALISLRNVHFVNPSFSWTKMVILGACYKTSITVKCFSPLVTGCHMISQSPSMLGNFIESLVFSARLWVLLLVSCFRKKFASMLSEKEILGSKHKEGLVQVYANSHLPSSMFRSPVNRHGVFMSLCKYNSCGCEGHSSDLKLVVPLSTFIHHCDGTWMRTVQLQNVKELQENNLYSRFSCEGRSYDQPIRKVFSSEDIGVVLIGNLKISPSSGRLQLVDATSSVDVIIPDLPSTWNSSSIYEVVDYILVLEGMPGLMDYSGLIDKPFSCKSVLNFIPLARAVNLAIYVQFHLRNAACRNSLFYPHTELGKYMERFESGIYHLLHVTHKFPVLGRFQGDTVTPDKSNIFVEAVIFHWNLFLNEKDGHATMDSGDQLKKRMKHCDDRNNDEHIFKRCKNDHISSMELSDLVDIPCKAVGQLRPRLNFSESSEKQSFCNFTSHQISCSATVRGVNNHSVVRSVILPYTGALNGCGFCRPSAQKVLLELKPESFHMYQFLQIGCYYITKHDGEDSLCSFKDSDHVSGSKFFVTSRHHLLSLSFIPDDALPGSNLPSCPPLDNSCSISDEVSLKNCNEVCLHVANGDSLETSSDVSLRVPVNMISLLDINLREVKGGLIKPAVTSEDIAEVYPCPGTVASCPPSFSNSNCLLPEGNLMTLQGHVVAAHLDSQHHGDHLQSKFLNGIASTSCFHVLVEHQIVKIVGSLSKYVLPPGLGPGVDAIFHRVLELGGQNRWVLTPVSFIVITSIGAVNNSFNDRCPTLVPEMSCFTSMDTSFSGLVSGFSSLENSSSSLISKLVQQPNCRLMQIRCRVVAVNIVVFEKYRKWVHHLPKASPRQHLVNIPIASFVLDDGSSPCFCWANAERATSLLRLHEELPKKVHERNNWTLKGVGTDNNTCGTISYHLGRILENHDRITVKNFGSLFDSSYQDLVVSVSPENALGGSDENFLKSVVMNACFGTSWTIVASLMGFDAVGQLEKEKLLRPEISINSMKNVWAKEVHITNPFSEARNVIQELLGR
- the LOC133803583 gene encoding CST complex subunit CTC1 isoform X1, which translates into the protein MEEAKLLTIADLIHGARPLTASFSLHSHLRSTALSTASSHSDQLPSRSSARPLRPKHDFNSNPNPKPEVLTPLDYPAIVIGTVTLPAVVDGASSSSNRTLRCSHNSCFQFSDGSSTVCCDILDLDLSMIGKKIRVLGWNFIPFKRGGGFLEIIRWRFSDLECGSPRHFDAESYSLVSGSSHGCENGSKSRYRLHGVLEFISPISVVPCASGAGNLRNTAEFKTISGLNLRGFLVQILVCECRLCSSKESISVLNDSIQEQSNHSFSKPFIVYFCGQASSWHPVITKQIGNVVTISGLKKKLVYIGNEQSRLMYVTVEKSSLSISRYRHKFLPSIKLNVEGKGECGSYTGIVRGVYMQGMVVELDNEVWLLLTNQLITPPHSLRVGALISLRNVHFVNPSFSWTKMVILGACYKTSITVKCFSPLVTGCHMISQSPSMLGNFIESLVFSARLWVLLLVSCFRKKFASMLSEKEILGSKHKEGLVQVYANSHLPSSMFRSPVNRHGVFMSLCKYNSCGCEGHSSDLKLVVPLSTFIHHCDGTWMRTVQLQNVKELQENNLYSRFSCEGRSYDQPIRKVFSSEDIGVVLIGNLKISPSSGRLQLVDATSSVDVIIPDLPSTWNSSSIYEVVDYILVLEGMPGLMDYSGLIDKPFSCKSVLNFIPLARAVNLAIYVQFHLRNAACRNSLFYPHTELGKYMERFESGIYHLLHVTHKFPVLGRFQGDTVTPDKSNIFVEAVIFHWNLFLNEKDGHATMDSGDQLKKRMKHCDDRNNDEHIFKRCKNDHISSMELSDLVDIPCKAVGQLRPRLNFSESSEKQSFCNFTSHQISCSATVRGVNNHSVVRSVILPYTGALNGCGFCRPSAQKVLLELKPESFHMYQFLQIGCYYITKHDGEDSLCSFKDSDHVSGSKFFVTSRHHLLSLSFIPDDALPGSNLPSCPPLDNSCSISDEVSLKNCNEVCLHVANGDSLETSSDVSLRVPVNMISLLDINLREVKGGLIKPAVTSEDIAEVYPCPGTVASCPPSFSNSNCLLPEGNLMTLQGHVVAAHLDSQHHGDHLQSKFLNGIASTSCFHVLVEHQIVKIVGSLSKYVLPPGLGPGVDAIFHRVLELGGQNRWVLTPVSFIVITSIGAVNNSFNDRCPTLVPEMSCFTSMDTSFSGLVSGFSSLENSSSSLISKLVQQPNCRLMQIRCRVVAVNIVVFEKYRKWVHHLPKASPRQHLVNIPIASFVLDDGSSPCFCWANAERATSLLRLHEELPKKVHERNNWTLKGVGTDNNTCGTISYHLGRILENHDRITVKNFGSLFDSSYQDLVVSVSPENALGGSDENFLKSVVMNACFGTSWTIVASLMGFDAVGQLEKEKLLRPEISINSMKNVWAKEVHITNPFSEARNVIQELLGR